The Cloeon dipterum chromosome 3, ieCloDipt1.1, whole genome shotgun sequence genome includes a region encoding these proteins:
- the Grip gene encoding glutamate receptor-interacting protein 1: MASSSNSSEWASKPSWVSSASEHSLPRRVLRAMRRWNPRSCRALPSIGNQQESAVPANSPLDLDKKIGAICTRKVEVAMHRDEDGNLGFNLRYGPKSNDLAERKALVITKVKPGGPAFRSGCIRIGDRLVAVEGVSLQGMSLQKAQETLRSKEGFSLTKLTLEVDVVQPAVRTLSRKGPILVELHKMGGDHSLGISMCADKGIVIAAIQPGSVAYRSGTLHVGDQIIAVNGCEVNSETEVLHLIGTSPTVFHMEVMPGRREGSAKSLKPPSSPTSSNYRLGSTSTLNSSIGTLKSNKFTKSESTLTLHERSLRSRSHSHNSVSHLETLAVTLHTASQPCGITLEGSWPPVIADIEPGSAADLCGCLQPGDRILIINQTRCDCLAGSEASALLSQSSPILKLHIQFEVLEAVVPSSGVFYVKLARSGTSDLGISVSPMKMPGNAPIISKIRRGSVAHRSGALQCGDQLLEICGSRPGTQEEVIRVLQLATRQEVISLKILKCVRSRSSFANNNQLMEKNTQVYTVDLIRMGGPLGLTISGAEQRDMPITISAMKTGGLADSTGQLSVGDKLLSINGYNLNGCKLSEAYEILQNAKDTVTLQVARSDMSSAASVRTLGLSTCSTSWKSSTESDLSTMEQSEDGDCVLHSLNGRAEFKSKLTNSSSQGSIATSSCLSDVNKVTLYKDNVYEDFGFSISDGLYNKGVYVNRIREGGPADKILQHFDRILQVNKINTQDYDCCLTVPIIAKAGDKIELVIARNPFAMVLNKTEEDEWVADKPNSMP, translated from the exons atggccagcagcagcaacagcagtgAGTGGGCCTCCAAGCCCTCGTGGGTCAGCAGCGCCTCGGAGCACTCGCTGCCGAGGCGCGTCTTGCGGGCCATGCGCCGCTGGAACCCAAGATCGTGCCGAGCGCTGCCCAGCATCGGCAACCAGCAGGAGTCCGCAGTCCCCGCCAACAGCCCCCTCGACCTTG ACAAGAAAATTGGAGCCATCTGTACAAGAAAGGTGGAAGTGGCTATGCACCGCGATGAAGATGGCAATCTAGGCTTCAACTTGCGCTATGGGCCGAAGTCCAATGACCTGGCTGAAAGGAAGGCCCTTGTGATCACCAAAGTGAAGCCAGGTGGACCGGCGTTTAG GTCGGGATGCATCAGAATCGGCGACCGACTAGTGGCAGTCGAAGGAGTTTCCCTTCAGGGCATGAGCCTACAGAAGGCTCAAGAGACTTTGCGCTCTAAAGAAGGGTTTTCCCTGACCAAACTTACCCTGGAGGTGGACGTGGTGCAGCCAGCAGTGAGGACCCTAAGCAGAAAGGGGCCGATCCTGGTGGAGCTTCACAAAATGGGTGGTGACCATTCGCTTGGGATTTCTATGTGCGCAGACAAGGGGATCGTCATAGCTGCCATTCAGCCTGGCAGTGTTGCTTACAG gaGTGGCACTCTTCACGTTGGAGACCAGATCATTGCTGTGAACGGATGCGAGGTCAACTCAGAAACAGAGGTGCTGCACCTGATCGGTACTAGTCCAACTGTGTTCCATATGGAGGTAATGCCAGGTCGGAGGGAGGGCTCTGCAAAGAGCCTGAAACCGCCGAGCAGCCCCACCAGCAGCAACTACCGCTTAGGCTCCACGTCGACCCTGAACAGCAGCATAGGCACGCTGAAATCAAACAAGTTCACCAAGTCTGAGTCCACATTGACGCTGCATGAACGGAGCCTGCGGAGTCGAAGCCACAGCCATAACAGCGTAAGTCACTTGGAAACCCTGGCCGTGACGTTACACACCGCCAGTCAGCCTTGTGGCATCACCCTGGAGGGCTCCTGGCCACCCGTCATCGCCGATATTGAGCCTGGAAGCGCCGCGGACTT GTGCGGATGTTTGCAGCCAGGTGACAGGATTCTCATAATCAATCAAACGCGCTGTGATTGCTTGGCTGGTTCTGAAGCCTCAGCTCTCCTTTCGCAAAGCTCACCCATCCTGAAGCTCCATATACAGTTTGAAGTTCTCGAAGCGGTCGTCCCATCCAGTGGAGTATTCTATGTTAAGTTAGCCCGCAGCGGCACCTCAGACCTTGGCATTTCTGTTTCTC CCATGAAGATGCCAGGAAACGCTCCCATCATTTCCAAAATCAGGAGAGGCTCAGTGGCCCACCGCTCTGGTGCTTTGCAGTGCGGTGATCAGTTACTGGAAATCTGCGGCTCCCGACCTGGCACGCAGGAAGAGGTCATCAGGGTGCTGCAGCTCGCCACTCGGCAGGAAGTTATTTCGCTCAAGATTCTCAAGTGTGTCCGATCTCGAAGCAGTTTTGCGA acAACAACCAGCTGATGGAGAAGAACACGCAAGTGTACACAGTTGACCTGATTCGGATGGGTGGTCCTCTTGGTCTGACCATCTCTGGCGCTGAGCAGCGAGACATGCCCATCACGATTTCAGCCATGAAGACAGGTGGACTGGCCGATTCGACTGGGCAGCTCAGCGTAGGCGACAAGCTGCTTTCCATCAATGGATACAACCTCAACGGATGCAAATTATCTGAGGCCTATGAGATTCTGCAAAACGCAAAAGACACTGTCACCCTGCAAGTGGCGCGATCAGACATGTCCAGCGCTG CCTCGGTGCGCACGCTCGGCCTCAGTACTTGCTCTACCTCGTGGAAAAGCTCTACCGAAAGTGATCTGTCCACCATGGAACAGTCTGAAGATGGAGACTGCGTTCTACACAGTTTGA ATGGTCGGGCTGAGTTCAAAAGTAAGCTGACTAACTCGAGCTCACAAGGTTCAATCGCAACCAGCAGCTGTCTCTCTGATGTCAACAAG GTGACTTTGTACAAAGATAACGTGTACGAGGATTTTGGCTTCAGCATTTCTGATGGGCTTTACAACAAAGGAGTTTATGTGAATAGAATTAGGGAGGGTGGACCTGCTGATAAGATCCTGCAACATTTTGATCGAATTCTGCag gtgaacaaaataaacactCAAGACTATGACTGTTGTTTGACAGTTCCAATTATTGCCAAAGCTGGAGATAAAATTGAGCTTGTGATTGCACGCAACCCATTCGCAATGGTGCTAAACAAAACCGAGGAGGATGAGTGGGTTGCCGATAAACCAAATTCAATGCCTTAA
- the LOC135938659 gene encoding ran-specific GTPase-activating protein-like has product MADNKVVKEEENTTEKPANPDEEGQVTKQDAHNEEDYDPYYPPIVELPEVHVYTNEEMEEVMIKLRAKLYRYDSSCVPPEWKERGTGEVKLLRNLDKPVVRLVMRRDKTLKVCANHFIRPWMKLSPNCGSDRAWVWSVNVDYADEEPKPELLAIKFANAADATKWFEMFEKAKEVVKDDDEGDSGGSSEDEEEKEAEEVKKKDAAAEEKAENLAEGLQSMKV; this is encoded by the exons ATGGCAGACAACAAAGTTGTA aaagaagaggaaaataCGACCGAGAAACCGGCAAACCCCGACGAAGAAGGCCAGGTAACCAAGCAGGACGCACATAATGAGGAGGATTATGACCCGTACTACCCTCCGATCGTGGAATTGCCAGAAGTGCACGTTTACACAAATGAGGAAATGGAAGAAGTCATGATAAAATT GCGAGCAAAGCTATACAGGTACGATTCATCTTGTGTGCCACCTGAGTGGAAGGAACGAGGCACCGGTGAAGTCAAGCTGCTGAGAAATCTGGACAAACCTGTAGTCAGGCTTGTTATGAGAAGAGACAAAACTTTGAAAGTGTGTGCGAACCATTTCA TCCGGCCATGGATGAAGCTTTCGCCAAACTGCGGGAGTGACAGAGCTTGGGTGTGGAGCGTGAACGTTGACTATGCAGATGAGGAGCCAAAACCGGAACTGCTTGCTATCAAATTTGCAAACGCTGCAG atgcCACCAAGTGGTTTGAAATGTTTGAGAAGGCCAAGGAAGTTGTTAAGGACGATGATGAAGGGGATTCTGGAGGCAGCAGCGAAGAcgaggaagaaaaagaagcCGAGGAAGTGAAAAAGAAAGATGCGGCAGCCGAAGAAAAGGCTGAAAATTTAGCCGAGGGCCTCCAGAGTATGAAAGTCTAA